From one uncultured Paludibacter sp. genomic stretch:
- a CDS encoding Chromosome segregation DNA-binding protein — translation MAKNTGLGRGLGALIDIDPIAASGSSSISEVEXELINPNPKQPRANFDEETLSELAASIRELGVISPITLRKNEDGTYMIIAGERRYRAAKSIGLKTIPAYIKTAADEQVVEMALIENIQREDLNAIEIALTFYRLMEEYRLTQXRLSERVGKKRTTIANYLRLLRLPAEIQMGIKDKKLDMGHAKAILGLPDPEQQLKLYNLILKNDFPVRKVEDMVRNYLENGYFESKGKKTSSTTVKNLKELNELQTQLSSLFKAKVKLTSDLKGKGRITIPFDNDDELMRIMQLIDRI, via the coding sequence ATGGCAAAAAATACAGGTTTGGGACGTGGTTTGGGAGCATTAATAGATATTGACCCTATTGCTGCAAGTGGTTCTTCTTCTATAAGCGAAGTGGAAANAGAACTGATTAATCCAAATCCGAAGCAGCCCCGTGCAAATTTCGATGAAGAAACACTTTCTGAGTTAGCCGCTTCTATTCGTGAATTGGGAGTAATTTCGCCCATTACGCTCCGGAAAAATGAAGACGGAACATATATGATTATTGCAGGTGAACGCCGTTACCGTGCTGCAAAATCCATTGGACTGAAAACTATTCCGGCTTACATAAAAACCGCTGCTGATGAACAAGTGGTGGAAATGGCTTTAATTGAAAACATTCAACGTGAAGATTTGAACGCCATTGAAATTGCGCTTACTTTTTATCGTTTGATGGAAGAATACAGACTTACGCAAGANCGCTTAAGTGAACGTGTCGGGAAAAAACGTACTACTATAGCCAATTATTTACGTCTGTTGCGTCTTCCGGCTGAAATTCAGATGGGAATTAAAGATAAAAAATTGGATATGGGACACGCGAAAGCCATTCTTGGTTTACCTGACCCTGAACAGCAATTAAAACTATATAATTTAATTCTGAAAAATGATTTCCCTGTGCGGAAAGTGGAAGATATGGTTCGTAATTATCTGGAAAACGGATATTTTGAATCAAAAGGAAAAAAAACTTCTTCAACCACAGTAAAAAATCTGAAAGAATTGAATGAATTACAAACTCAATTGAGCTCTCTATTCAAAGCCAAAGTAAAATTAACATCAGATTTGAAAGGAAAAGGAAGAATTACCATTCCGTTTGACAACGATGATGAATTAATGCGTATTATGCAGTTAATAGACCGTATTTAA
- the soj gene encoding Sporulation initiation inhibitor protein Soj yields MGKIIAIANQKGGVGKTTTAINLSASLASIGKKVLLVDADPQANASSGLGIDIRKVEFTVYECLIDNFPPEKATHETDVKNLYLLPSHIDLVGAEIELLNLDNRERIMENMLKPLKNDYDFILVDCSPSLGLITVNALTASDSVIIPVQSEYFALEGISKLLNTIKIIKSKLNPKLEIEGFLMTMYDNRLRSANQVFAEVKKHFDTLVFDTVIYRNVRLSEAPSYGKPISLFDAESRGALNYLXLAKELISRQ; encoded by the coding sequence ATGGGAAAAATAATTGCTATAGCCAATCAAAAAGGGGGAGTTGGTAAAACTACCACAGCCATTAATTTATCAGCATCGCTGGCTTCCATTGGGAAAAAAGTGCTATTAGTTGATGCGGACCCTCAAGCAAATGCCTCTTCCGGATTGGGTATAGATATCAGAAAAGTAGAATTTACGGTTTATGAATGTTTGATTGATAATTTTCCGCCCGAAAAAGCTACCCACGAAACAGACGTGAAAAATCTTTATCTTCTTCCATCTCATATCGATTTGGTTGGAGCGGAAATTGAATTGCTGAATTTGGATAATCGTGAACGTATTATGGAAAATATGCTTAAACCGCTCAAAAACGATTACGATTTTATCCTGGTNGATTGTTCTCCTTCACTNGGGTTGATTACNGTAAACGCACTTACAGCTTCCGATTCGGTAATAATTCCGGTNCAAAGCGAATATTTTGCATTGGAAGGAATTAGTAAGCTGTTGAATACCATTAAGATAATAAAAAGCAAACTCAATCCGAAATTAGAAATTGAAGGATTTTTAATGACTATGTACGACAACCGTTTGCGCTCTGCGAATCAAGTATTCGCCGAAGTAAAAAAACATTTCGATACATTGGTTTTTGATACGGTAATTTACAGAAATGTCCGTTTGAGCGAAGCTCCGAGTTATGGAAAGCCCATCTCACTTTTTGATGCGGAATCGCGTGGAGCGTTAAATTATTTGGANTTAGCAAAAGAACTNATTTCAAGACAATAA
- a CDS encoding Gliding-associated putative ABC transporter substrate-binding component GldG (fragment), with protein MLLLKNLRGISGEENLNISIENLEFQLTDAIRQLTTTRISKIAFLEGHGELSEIETYDISKSLSKYFQIDRGVIGTDASILKDYKAVIIAKPMTAFSEKDKFVIDQYIMNGGRVLWLVDGVRISPKSFSSIGQSPALALDLNLNDMLFRYGVRINPVLLQDVQSTLIPMNVAPKGEKAHFELMPWIFSPLLLTSNEHVITRNIPPVKAPFSSAIEMVGEMKEMQRNFLIATSNNSHALQTPTDISLAEMPDLKDTKYFNMSYVPVGAVLEGKFPSVFANRMTPQEIINPPAIKKESEATRQIFIACADVIKNEVENQGDSIRALPLGFDRFMNQQFGNKEFILNAVLYLTDQDGWMKLRNRTIELRLLNKKAIMEERVKWQIINVILPFLILIGIGFLYQFLRKRKYAK; from the coding sequence GTGCTTTTATTGAAGAATTTACGGGGAATTTCGGGCGAAGAAAATCTGAATATTTCCATCGAAAATCTCGAATTTCAACTAACCGACGCCATCAGACAATTGACCACAACTCGTATTTCAAAAATCGCCTTTTTGGAAGGGCACGGAGAACTTTCCGAAATTGAAACTTACGACATAAGCAAATCATTGAGTAAATATTTTCAGATTGACCGAGGCGTAATCGGAACAGACGCATCCATTTTAAAAGATTACAAAGCGGTAATTATTGCCAAACCAATGACTGCTTTCAGCGAAAAAGACAAATTCGTGATTGATCAATACATTATGAACGGAGGTCGTGTGCTGTGGTTGGTCGATGGAGTTAGAATTTCGCCGAAAAGTTTCTCCTCTATTGGACAATCTCCGGCATTAGCTTTGGATTTAAACCTGAACGATATGCTTTTCCGCTACGGCGTACGTATTAATCCTGTTCTTTTACAAGATGTTCAGAGCACGTTAATCCCAATGAATGTTGCTCCAAAAGGAGAAAAAGCGCACTTTGAGCTGATGCCTTGGATTTTTTCTCCGCTACTGCTTACATCCAACGAACACGTAATTACGCGAAATATACCGCCTGTGAAAGCGCCGTTTTCTTCTGCTATAGAAATGGTGGGGGAAATGAAAGAAATGCAACGCAATTTTCTCATTGCCACTTCCAATAATTCACACGCTTTGCAAACCCCAACCGATATTTCGCTGGCAGAAATGCCCGATTTGAAAGATACCAAGTATTTCAATATGTCTTATGTACCGGTAGGAGCCGTGTTGGAAGGGAAATTTCCATCGGTTTTTGCAAATAGAATGACTCCGCAAGAAATTATTAATCCGCCTGCAATTAAAAAAGAGAGTGAAGCCACCCGACAAATTTTTATCGCTTGCGCCGATGTAATAAAAAATGAGGTTGAAAATCAAGGCGACAGCATTCGTGCGCTTCCGCTTGGCTTCGACCGATTTATGAATCAACAATTTGGGAATAAAGAATTTATACTCAATGCCGTTCTTTATCTTACAGACCAAGACGGATGGATGAAATTAAGAAACCGTACCATTGAATTACGTTTACTAAATAAAAAAGCAATAATGGAAGAACGAGTTAAATGGCAAATAATTAATGTCATTCTTCCGTTTTTAATTCTTATTGGGATTGGATTTTTATATCAATTTTTACGAAAAAGAAAGTATGCAAAATAA
- a CDS encoding putative OprF membrane domain protein (Evidence 3 : Putative function from multiple computational evidences) has protein sequence MKTKSFVLALAILCSSAIFAQTEKGNLVVSGSTSLQIQNSSWSDDNGSTTTVQFNPSIGYFVANNLCVGVSLSVMSQDESSQFSILPSLGYYFPVQGSLKPYLQLGLGYGSLKSGSSSVGGLAVGAGGGVAYFLNENVSLDFGLQYLRNDYDGYILNNVGGLVGFSIFF, from the coding sequence ATGAAAACAAAAAGTTTTGTTTTGGCTTTAGCCATTTTATGTTCATCAGCTATTTTTGCACAAACCGAAAAGGGCAATTTAGTGGTTTCAGGTAGTACGAGTTTACAAATTCAAAACAGCAGTTGGAGTGACGATAATGGAAGCACAACAACAGTACAATTTAATCCAAGCATTGGTTATTTTGTAGCTAATAATCTCTGTGTAGGAGTGAGTTTGTCTGTGATGTCTCAAGATGAGAGTTCACAATTTTCTATTTTACCTTCACTTGGTTATTATTTTCCTGTACAAGGCAGTTTAAAACCTTATCTTCAACTGGGTTTAGGTTATGGCAGTTTAAAATCAGGCAGTAGTTCTGTGGGCGGTTTAGCTGTAGGCGCAGGAGGAGGAGTTGCTTATTTTTTAAATGAAAATGTATCGTTAGACTTTGGATTGCAGTATTTGAGAAATGATTATGACGGATATATTCTTAATAATGTTGGAGGATTGGTCGGGTTTAGTATTTTCTTTTAA
- the prfC gene encoding Peptide chain release factor 3, with product MSLQSEIQRRRTFAIISHPDAGKTTLTEKLLLFGGAIHIAGAVKSNKIRKTATSDWMEIEKQRGISVATSVMGFEYNDYKINILDTPGHQDFAEDTYRTLTAVDSVIIVVDVAKGVETQTRKLMNVCRMRNTPVIIFVNKMDREGRDPFDLLDELEAELGINVRPLSWPISMGATFKGVYNLYKQNLQLYTPNKQTISESVELSDIQSVELDKLVEERNAAKLREDLELINGVYEPFDKELYLEGHLAPVFFGSALNNFGVKELLDCFVEIAPSPRPVQTLERVVNPYEENFSGFIFKIHANMDPNHRSCIAFVKICSGKFERNVNYKHIRHGKMMRFSSPTAFMAQKKETVDEAFAGDIVGLPDTGNFKIGDTLTSGEELHFKGLPSFSPEMFMYIENADPMKAKQLDKGINQLMDEGVAQLFVNQYNNRKIIGTVGQLQFEVIQYRLLHEYNAQCRWEPISLYKACWIESDDALELDNFKKRKAQYMAKDKEGRNVFLADSNYVLQMAQNDFKNIKFHFSSEF from the coding sequence ATGAGTTTACAATCAGAAATACAACGTCGTCGAACTTTTGCTATTATTAGCCATCCTGATGCAGGGAAAACTACGCTTACCGAAAAACTTTTGCTTTTTGGTGGTGCAATTCATATTGCTGGAGCAGTAAAATCGAACAAAATTCGTAAAACGGCTACATCGGACTGGATGGAAATTGAAAAACAACGCGGAATTTCAGTTGCAACTTCCGTGATGGGTTTTGAATATAATGATTATAAAATCAATATATTGGATACACCCGGACATCAAGATTTTGCTGAAGACACATACAGAACTTTGACTGCGGTGGATAGTGTAATTATTGTGGTGGATGTTGCAAAAGGTGTGGAAACGCAAACACGCAAGTTAATGAATGTCTGTCGGATGCGTAATACGCCTGTAATAATTTTTGTAAATAAAATGGACAGGGAAGGACGTGACCCGTTTGATTTGTTGGATGAATTGGAAGCAGAATTAGGCATCAATGTCCGTCCGTTGAGTTGGCCTATAAGTATGGGAGCTACATTTAAAGGAGTTTACAATCTTTACAAACAAAATTTGCAACTATATACGCCTAATAAACAAACCATTAGCGAATCTGTAGAATTGTCCGACATTCAAAGCGTGGAATTAGATAAATTGGTTGAAGAACGTAATGCGGCAAAATTGCGAGAGGATTTGGAGTTGATTAATGGAGTATATGAACCGTTTGATAAGGAGTTATATTTGGAAGGACATTTAGCACCTGTTTTTTTTGGTAGTGCATTAAATAATTTTGGAGTAAAGGAATTGTTAGATTGTTTTGTGGAAATTGCTCCTTCGCCTCGTCCGGTGCAAACGCTTGAAAGAGTTGTTAATCCTTACGAAGAAAATTTTTCCGGTTTTATTTTCAAAATTCACGCAAATATGGACCCAAATCACAGAAGCTGCATTGCTTTTGTGAAAATATGCTCCGGAAAATTTGAACGAAATGTAAACTATAAACATATTAGGCACGGAAAGATGATGCGTTTTTCGAGTCCTACGGCATTTATGGCGCAAAAAAAGGAAACGGTGGATGAAGCTTTTGCGGGAGATATTGTAGGTTTGCCCGACACAGGAAATTTCAAGATTGGAGATACATTGACTTCGGGAGAAGAATTGCATTTCAAAGGATTGCCAAGTTTTTCGCCGGAAATGTTTATGTACATTGAAAATGCCGATCCGATGAAAGCAAAGCAGCTGGATAAAGGAATTAATCAACTAATGGATGAAGGTGTGGCGCAACTTTTTGTTAATCAGTATAATAATAGAAAAATTATAGGAACTGTGGGACAACTTCAGTTTGAGGTAATTCAATATCGTTTGTTGCACGAATACAATGCGCAATGCCGTTGGGAACCCATTTCACTTTATAAAGCGTGTTGGATTGAAAGCGATGATGCTTTGGAACTGGATAATTTTAAAAAGCGAAAAGCACAATATATGGCAAAAGATAAAGAAGGCAGAAATGTATTTTTAGCCGATAGCAATTATGTGCTTCAAATGGCTCAAAACGATTTCAAAAATATTAAATTCCATTTCAGTTCAGAATTTTAA
- a CDS encoding conserved exported hypothetical protein (Evidence 4 : Unknown function but conserved in other organisms) — MKKYFLSIIVFASTMFVSAQTEYDALKLTQTDINGTARYMSMGGAFGALGGDASALKDNPAGLGVYRSSEFAVTIDGTLQNSSTTLQSVKTNESDLNLRFNHLSYVVAIPLNKDNSEGLVGSNFSFTYNKVRDFNRKLSVNGPQVDRSFTDFLANFTNAANRIEEDFYKNPSNNPNYDPYLDRNSDGNYAPWLSVAGYWGYLIDPTINSDNTTTWSSGFGGQVTPYNYLYERGSINEYGFGWGGNFSNRFFLGANLNITSLDYNLESTLSESFSGGGDFSLKSYLSQTGTGVNFKLGVIYLLTNNLRVGASIHTPTFYSISESNDFQLYSSKMDASYEPEIPSQIGNQTYKINGAFQAQGSLAYLFGKKGLISAEYNFINYPSMRFKETNGNTEYFKLENDGMSQVLRNGNILKLGGEYKINQKVALRAGYAYTTGATNPDYTDGKALEFYTTNTNTEYFDHLNSQYFSIGAGYREASWFLDAAYALRVRNENFYSYQGSYGATSTSSTNNLVVTLGFKF, encoded by the coding sequence ATGAAAAAATATTTTTTGTCTATAATAGTGTTTGCTTCTACAATGTTTGTTTCTGCGCAAACAGAATACGATGCACTTAAATTAACACAAACAGATATAAATGGCACAGCTCGCTATATGAGTATGGGTGGTGCATTTGGCGCACTTGGTGGTGATGCTTCAGCATTAAAAGACAATCCGGCAGGATTAGGCGTGTACCGTTCTTCTGAATTTGCTGTAACAATTGATGGCACTCTTCAAAATAGTAGTACCACATTACAAAGTGTGAAAACAAACGAAAGCGATTTAAATCTTAGGTTTAATCATCTTTCTTATGTTGTAGCTATTCCATTGAATAAAGATAATTCTGAAGGATTGGTTGGTTCTAATTTTTCTTTTACCTATAATAAGGTTCGAGATTTTAACAGGAAATTGAGTGTAAATGGTCCTCAAGTAGACAGATCTTTTACCGATTTTCTTGCAAATTTTACAAATGCTGCAAATCGTATTGAAGAAGATTTTTATAAAAATCCAAGTAACAATCCCAATTACGATCCTTATTTAGATAGGAACAGTGATGGAAACTATGCACCTTGGTTGTCAGTTGCAGGATATTGGGGGTATTTGATTGACCCGACTATAAATAGCGACAATACAACTACTTGGAGTTCCGGATTTGGAGGACAAGTTACTCCTTATAACTATCTTTATGAAAGAGGTTCGATTAATGAATACGGATTTGGTTGGGGCGGTAATTTTAGTAATAGATTTTTCTTAGGGGCAAATCTAAATATAACTTCCCTTGATTATAATTTAGAATCAACTCTTTCCGAGAGCTTTTCAGGAGGTGGTGATTTTAGTTTGAAAAGCTATTTAAGTCAAACAGGAACTGGAGTTAACTTCAAATTAGGTGTTATTTATCTCTTAACAAATAATTTGAGAGTAGGCGCATCCATTCACACACCAACATTTTATTCCATATCAGAATCAAATGATTTTCAATTATATTCTTCAAAAATGGATGCTTCCTATGAACCCGAGATTCCTTCCCAAATAGGAAACCAAACATATAAAATTAACGGTGCGTTTCAAGCTCAAGGAAGTTTGGCTTATTTGTTTGGAAAAAAAGGATTGATTTCTGCCGAATATAATTTTATTAATTACCCCAGTATGAGATTCAAAGAAACAAACGGGAATACGGAATATTTTAAACTGGAAAATGATGGGATGAGCCAGGTGTTAAGAAATGGAAATATCCTAAAATTAGGCGGAGAATATAAAATAAACCAAAAAGTAGCTTTACGTGCCGGCTACGCATATACAACAGGAGCTACCAATCCTGATTATACAGATGGAAAAGCGTTGGAGTTTTATACTACTAATACCAATACAGAATATTTTGATCATTTGAATTCCCAATATTTCTCAATTGGCGCCGGTTATCGCGAGGCAAGTTGGTTCTTAGATGCAGCTTATGCCTTGAGAGTTAGAAATGAAAATTTCTATTCTTATCAAGGCTCTTATGGAGCGACATCAACTTCAAGTACCAACAATTTAGTTGTTACACTCGGTTTCAAATTCTAA
- a CDS encoding hypothetical protein (Evidence 5 : Unknown function) yields the protein MEVILRQAIQEAVKHIPLLHVHHLRMKVIEVADLIRVVLVVREVPEVVTQAEVLPVHQDQVVEAVLLEVEDKQIKLGNL from the coding sequence GTGGAAGTAATTCTTCGTCAAGCGATTCAAGAAGCCGTCAAACATATTCCACTCCTTCACGTTCATCATCTACGTATGAAAGTAATAGAAGTAGCGGATCTTATTCGAGTGGTTCTCGTAGTTCGGGAAGTTCCGGAGGTAGTTACTCAAGCGGAAGTTCTTCCGGTTCATCAAGATCAAGTAGTGGAAGCAGTACTTCTGGAGGTAGAAGATAAACAAATTAAATTGGGAAACTTATAA
- a CDS encoding conserved exported hypothetical protein (Evidence 4 : Unknown function but conserved in other organisms), with protein sequence MKRLTFIIHFLIVFTIIVSAQSKGQVIDDVYLTPNDEMMIKKTEPESKKEDQRPVYKNGAREIVFIDQNGNRTNIVSDTVYVVDNATDSLAVDSLEEEGYYLNGFKGSQSDLEYAERIRRFHHPRYAIFIGDPRYNDIYFLDNYDWNVYIDGSYAYVTPTWTNPYWWNYNFSPYSSWNWGLSWGSYWGSPYWSSYYGWGGWYNPWYTNYWGYYGYPYYGGYYGYGWGYPYYGGYYGGGYPYYGGYYGYSYDKGADNSYRRSTSTYDGRSTLNSSNSSRRMNTMGGERSGNPYTVVSRTRSSAATSYNRENSTVTSGSRPVRSSYTGAGTYSTRTDRSSGVINRTSSSGNYNSSRGSNSSSSDSRSRQTYSTPSRSSSTYESNRSSGSYSSGSRSSGSSGGSYSSGSSSGSSRSSSGSSTSGGRR encoded by the coding sequence ATGAAACGTTTAACTTTTATCATTCACTTTTTGATTGTTTTTACCATAATAGTTTCGGCTCAATCAAAAGGACAAGTCATTGATGATGTGTATCTTACACCCAATGATGAAATGATGATTAAAAAAACCGAACCGGAATCTAAAAAAGAAGATCAGCGTCCTGTTTACAAAAATGGTGCGAGAGAGATTGTTTTTATTGACCAAAACGGTAACAGAACAAATATTGTTTCTGATACAGTTTACGTTGTAGATAATGCAACTGATTCGTTGGCGGTAGATTCTCTGGAAGAAGAAGGTTATTATCTGAACGGATTCAAAGGGTCACAGTCAGATTTGGAATACGCAGAAAGAATACGTCGTTTTCATCATCCGAGATACGCCATTTTTATAGGCGACCCAAGATATAATGATATTTATTTTTTAGACAATTATGATTGGAACGTGTATATTGATGGTTCTTATGCCTACGTAACTCCTACTTGGACAAATCCTTATTGGTGGAATTACAACTTTTCTCCATACAGCAGTTGGAACTGGGGATTAAGTTGGGGCTCATATTGGGGAAGTCCTTATTGGTCGTCTTATTACGGTTGGGGCGGTTGGTATAATCCTTGGTACACTAATTATTGGGGATATTATGGATATCCTTATTATGGTGGATACTACGGATATGGCTGGGGCTATCCTTACTATGGCGGATATTATGGTGGCGGTTATCCTTATTATGGCGGGTATTACGGATACAGTTATGATAAAGGGGCAGATAACTCATACAGAAGATCAACTTCAACATACGATGGACGTTCAACATTAAATTCTTCTAATTCGTCAAGAAGAATGAATACAATGGGAGGAGAAAGATCGGGAAATCCTTATACCGTTGTAAGCAGAACCCGCTCAAGTGCTGCAACATCTTACAATAGAGAAAATTCAACGGTTACTTCCGGTAGTCGTCCGGTAAGAAGTTCTTATACCGGCGCTGGAACATATTCTACGCGAACCGATCGTTCCAGCGGAGTTATAAATAGGACGTCTTCTTCCGGAAATTATAACTCTTCGCGTGGAAGTAATTCTTCGTCAAGCGATTCAAGAAGCCGTCAAACATATTCCACTCCTTCACGTTCATCATCTACGTATGAAAGTAATAGAAGTAGCGGATCTTATTCGAGTGGTTCTCGTAGTTCGGGAAGTTCCGGAGGTAGTTACTCAAGCGGAAGTTCTTCCGGTTCATCAAGATCAAGTAGTGGAAGCAGTACTTCTGGAGGTAGAAGATAA
- the prmA gene encoding Ribosomal protein L11 methyltransferase gives MSQKNPLSLFIKYLFYFSSYVVMKYTVVHLFFDIEKDYISDILAAYLGEINFDSFVETEKGLDAYILSSEFDRNLLQKHLSNFSFDENIRFEHNETEDKNWNEEWEKYFFEPIIIDNQCVIHSSFHKDYPVCKYDITIDPKMAFGTGHHETTSLMIAEILEMNLEGKSVLDMGCGTSVLAILAEKRGAKHITAIDIDNWCTENSLENIQLNNSKNITVLLGGTELLRDMFFDVILANINRNILLADMSAYVSCLKSNGELYMSGFYTEDIPILEQKATELGLEKIHSKEKNNWAAVKFVKL, from the coding sequence ATGTCTCAAAAAAATCCTCTATCTTTGTTTATAAAATATTTGTTTTATTTTTCATCTTATGTTGTTATGAAATACACCGTTGTTCACTTGTTTTTTGACATAGAAAAAGACTATATTTCTGATATTTTAGCTGCATATTTAGGCGAAATAAATTTTGATAGTTTTGTTGAAACTGAAAAAGGATTGGATGCTTATATTCTTTCGTCAGAATTTGACAGAAATTTGCTTCAAAAACATCTATCAAATTTTTCTTTTGATGAAAATATACGTTTTGAACATAACGAAACGGAAGATAAAAATTGGAACGAAGAATGGGAGAAATATTTTTTTGAACCAATAATCATTGATAATCAATGTGTTATTCACAGTTCTTTTCATAAAGATTATCCTGTGTGTAAATACGATATTACGATTGACCCAAAAATGGCTTTTGGCACCGGGCATCACGAAACAACCAGTTTAATGATTGCGGAAATCTTGGAAATGAATTTGGAAGGAAAAAGCGTGCTGGATATGGGTTGCGGAACTTCCGTACTGGCTATTCTGGCTGAAAAACGCGGAGCTAAACATATCACTGCCATTGATATTGATAATTGGTGCACAGAAAACTCATTAGAGAATATCCAACTCAATAATTCGAAAAATATTACCGTTTTGCTTGGCGGCACCGAGTTGCTGCGAGATATGTTTTTCGATGTTATTTTAGCAAATATCAACCGTAATATTTTACTTGCGGATATGTCTGCGTATGTTTCTTGTCTAAAATCAAACGGAGAATTATATATGAGTGGATTTTACACGGAAGACATCCCTATTCTTGAACAAAAAGCCACAGAATTGGGATTAGAAAAAATACACTCAAAAGAAAAAAATAATTGGGCTGCGGTAAAGTTTGTCAAACTTTAA